The sequence CAATCCAGGAGCATAAGGTTGAACTTATGCCAATAATATTTTTTAATTTTCCTGGCTTTGGATTGGAAATGCACATTTAAATCTGTTCCTACAGGCATCGACGTCAACAAAGCAGAATTAACGTCAATTGCCAAACGCACGTTTAATAATTGTTTAGGAAGCTAAAAATAGGAGGCATGCAGGTAAGGCCCATTGCCACAAAAAAAGCGACCGATGTGCCTTGCAGGAGAAACATGGTTAAATTCAAGCTGGAACATGACAGGCAAAATTGCATTGGCTGCGGGGCATGCGCTGCAGTTGCCCCAGAGCACTGGGAAATGGGCCCTGACGGAAAATCAGACATAATTGAATGCACAAAAAGGCAGGATGGCTGGCAGGAAAAGCAAATCGAATCAGGGGAATACGAAAAAAATAGGCTTGCAGCAGATTCATGCCCAGTAAATGTAATTCACATCAAAAGGGAAAATGGCGAAAAAATAATATAA is a genomic window of Candidatus Parvarchaeota archaeon containing:
- a CDS encoding ferredoxin — encoded protein: MFRKLKIGGMQVRPIATKKATDVPCRRNMVKFKLEHDRQNCIGCGACAAVAPEHWEMGPDGKSDIIECTKRQDGWQEKQIESGEYEKNRLAADSCPVNVIHIKRENGEKII